In one Micromonospora polyrhachis genomic region, the following are encoded:
- a CDS encoding TNT domain-containing protein, with product MRYRRAFLAVLAGAALVLPHPAAVPASDRPFQMQDQDERGGQAEWGGGGGGVSGCRPGTPAPAAPTGRYHGDRAIFGPAELPATAPVGDLLRNYRRFGALDQASFLEQYGNAAKDGWVYPPALGFVVLPDGRPVKFAFELQPGHRIDRFGFPGGSFLAPVGTPYARRALPPQSLNTPSQAPLANYHVYCVVKPFTVDAGPIAPWFAQPGFGIQFKLEQKYLPEAGPALNVTWLLANGYLVEEAPVPGDDPAVAGQVRTHSA from the coding sequence ATGAGGTACAGACGCGCCTTCCTCGCCGTACTGGCCGGTGCCGCCCTCGTACTCCCGCACCCGGCGGCTGTCCCCGCGTCGGACCGTCCGTTCCAGATGCAAGACCAGGACGAACGCGGCGGTCAGGCCGAATGGGGCGGCGGTGGCGGTGGCGTAAGCGGCTGTCGTCCCGGCACCCCTGCCCCAGCCGCCCCCACCGGGCGGTACCACGGGGATCGGGCGATCTTCGGCCCCGCCGAGCTGCCGGCCACCGCCCCGGTCGGCGACCTGCTCCGCAACTACCGGCGGTTCGGCGCACTGGACCAGGCGAGCTTCCTGGAGCAGTACGGCAACGCCGCGAAGGACGGCTGGGTCTACCCACCGGCCCTCGGCTTCGTCGTCCTGCCCGACGGACGGCCGGTCAAGTTCGCCTTCGAGTTGCAGCCGGGTCACCGGATCGACCGGTTCGGCTTCCCCGGTGGCAGTTTCCTCGCCCCCGTCGGCACCCCGTACGCCCGGCGGGCCCTGCCCCCACAGTCGCTGAACACCCCGAGCCAGGCCCCGCTGGCCAACTACCACGTCTACTGCGTGGTCAAGCCGTTCACGGTGGACGCCGGACCGATCGCCCCCTGGTTCGCCCAGCCGGGCTTCGGCATCCAGTTCAAACTGGAGCAGAAGTACCTGCCCGAGGCGGGCCCGGCGCTCAACGTCACCTGGCTACTGGCCAATGGCTACCTGGTGGAGGAGGCTCCCGTTCCGGGAGACGACCCGGCGGTGGCGGGACAGGTCCGCACCCACTCCGCATGA
- a CDS encoding glycerophosphodiester phosphodiesterase family protein, with the protein MNIKKSRVFAIVGALTAGLLTVVTPAAPAAALPACPQIFGHGGYPTKANPWDRDQVRQPNHPRGLTDQKSWGASGVEADLQLTKNGTKAVMWHNTTTNGLTGTRKAITELWWATGSDMLKGRKISRGPYTGETVYTFREWLDAVRARQMIALVEVKGEAKQSLLNTDSAIRARAWQEILDPIKERIAGQEIMIYTHDATLKTELEKRIKAAGLDATLTNRPTWVDSVGWEEPPPAASGNHTKWQSTLNQGPKRIATSWTKDYKTWLAGRCA; encoded by the coding sequence GTGAACATCAAGAAGTCGCGCGTATTCGCCATCGTGGGCGCCCTGACCGCCGGCCTCCTCACGGTCGTCACGCCCGCCGCCCCGGCCGCCGCGCTGCCCGCCTGCCCGCAGATCTTCGGGCACGGCGGCTACCCGACCAAGGCCAACCCCTGGGACCGCGACCAGGTACGGCAGCCCAACCATCCACGTGGTCTTACCGACCAGAAGAGTTGGGGGGCCAGCGGCGTCGAGGCCGACCTCCAGCTCACCAAGAACGGCACCAAGGCGGTGATGTGGCACAACACCACGACCAACGGACTGACCGGCACCCGGAAGGCGATCACCGAGCTCTGGTGGGCCACCGGCAGCGACATGCTCAAGGGGCGGAAGATCAGCCGAGGCCCGTACACCGGCGAGACGGTCTACACCTTCCGTGAGTGGCTGGACGCCGTTCGCGCCCGGCAGATGATCGCCCTGGTGGAGGTCAAGGGAGAGGCCAAGCAGTCGCTGCTGAACACCGATTCGGCCATCAGGGCACGGGCGTGGCAGGAGATACTCGATCCGATCAAGGAGCGGATCGCGGGGCAGGAAATCATGATCTACACGCATGACGCCACGCTGAAGACCGAACTCGAAAAGCGGATCAAGGCTGCCGGGCTGGATGCCACCCTGACGAACCGCCCGACCTGGGTCGACTCGGTCGGCTGGGAGGAGCCACCGCCTGCCGCCTCAGGCAACCACACCAAGTGGCAGAGCACCCTCAACCAGGGCCCGAAGCGGATCGCCACCAGTTGGACCAAGGACTACAAGACCTGGCTGGCCGGTAGGTGCGCCTGA
- a CDS encoding TetR/AcrR family transcriptional regulator gives MPKIDAGSVREHRARRLAQLIDSAEAILNEGGVEALTAGAVAARAGIARNSIYRYFDSIEDLLELVVTREFPTWIDAVERAIAAEATPKEQVAAYVRANLDQAARGTHGWRASISRGSLSPSARERVKNLHVSLHEALTQVVRELGPPHPELTVAVLQAVVDACIRRIDQGDELVTVSDFAAEAVSRLLADDHH, from the coding sequence ATGCCCAAGATTGACGCTGGTAGTGTCCGTGAGCATCGGGCTCGGCGGCTCGCTCAGCTGATCGACTCGGCTGAGGCAATCCTGAACGAGGGCGGCGTGGAGGCCCTCACCGCTGGCGCGGTCGCTGCGCGGGCCGGCATCGCACGCAACAGCATCTATCGTTACTTCGACTCGATCGAAGACCTGTTGGAACTCGTCGTGACACGCGAGTTCCCCACCTGGATCGACGCAGTGGAACGAGCGATCGCGGCTGAGGCCACGCCCAAGGAGCAGGTCGCCGCCTACGTCAGGGCCAATCTCGACCAGGCCGCGCGGGGTACCCACGGTTGGCGAGCCTCGATCTCGCGCGGCTCACTCTCCCCGTCCGCGCGCGAGCGCGTGAAGAATCTGCACGTCTCGCTCCATGAGGCCCTCACCCAGGTTGTCCGCGAGTTGGGGCCACCGCATCCGGAGTTGACTGTCGCCGTGCTCCAGGCCGTGGTCGACGCATGCATTCGCCGAATCGACCAGGGCGACGAACTGGTAACGGTGTCCGACTTCGCGGCGGAAGCCGTATCTCGGCTGCTTGCCGATGACCACCACTGA
- a CDS encoding MMPL family transporter has protein sequence MLQCLLGSRKRAAVVVSFWVLIAGLLAGGAPALDSVEDNASANLPPAASDSMKARDLVRSQLPGQNATPAIIVVRGEGTDPAASAQEAVARITSALSEAARPVQVASVISTVTAPTAAAELVSPDRRAQLVIVPMTGSPSDESFQNAVDRVRTLASDRAGSTEVAVTGPAGIATDTVKVFSGGDKVMLLATILLVLVILLVIYRSPLMALVPLVAVGVAMRVSETTGALLADAGVITVSSQTASIMTVLLFGVGTDYALIITARYREALLDEPDRPRAMQAAVRRTAESVLASASTIVLAMFALLVAVSPALRGFGPYLALGVAVMALVAFTFIPALILLLGGSVFWPGGVGKAAERSRGAGVWHRVAALVARAPVRVATTVVALLVVMSAGLISYQESFNSLSGFRTATESERGQRLIQDAFGPGEIAPSTVVVRSRDDLRSSPAPAAIAAALAGSADVTRVGPHPRFGEDGRTVFYDVVLRWDPYGSEALDAIDPLKETARVAADAAGVANATVLIAGETAQNADIRSALDRDTTYIVLLVLAIVTAVLFLLLRSLLAPLYLVATLVLSFLATLGATTFFTLTVLGDEGIGNRVTAYIFVFLVALGVDYNIFIMSRFKQELRTAPPARAISAALTRTGGVVSSAGLILAATFAVLMTQPIRELFQFGFAMAFGVLLDTFLIRPLLVPAIVRLLGDHALWPTRPARPAGPRMPSTPADGAPAAPPTETTIRTGRLLRSFTWIAVIEACTWAGLLIGMYLKYVPKTTELGVRIFGTLHGGAFIAYVLLAALVAIRLKWRLSWTTVFALLAAVPPFMTVAFETWARRTGRLPGPTPTPNPSPPRS, from the coding sequence ATGCTCCAATGCCTCCTGGGGTCGAGAAAACGCGCCGCCGTGGTGGTGTCCTTCTGGGTACTGATCGCGGGCCTCCTCGCCGGGGGCGCCCCTGCGCTGGACTCCGTCGAGGACAACGCCTCCGCCAACCTTCCGCCCGCCGCGTCAGATTCCATGAAGGCCCGCGACCTCGTCCGCTCGCAACTGCCCGGCCAGAACGCGACACCGGCAATCATCGTGGTGCGCGGCGAGGGCACCGACCCGGCGGCGAGCGCCCAGGAAGCCGTCGCGCGCATCACCTCCGCACTGTCGGAAGCCGCCAGGCCCGTCCAGGTCGCGAGCGTGATCTCCACGGTGACGGCTCCCACCGCCGCAGCCGAGTTGGTCTCACCGGACCGCCGCGCCCAACTGGTCATCGTGCCCATGACCGGAAGCCCTTCGGACGAGTCCTTCCAGAACGCTGTCGACAGGGTGCGTACCCTCGCATCCGACCGCGCAGGGTCCACCGAAGTTGCCGTGACCGGCCCCGCCGGGATCGCCACCGACACCGTGAAGGTCTTCAGCGGCGGTGACAAGGTCATGCTCCTGGCCACCATCCTGCTCGTCCTCGTCATCCTTCTGGTCATCTACCGTTCACCGCTGATGGCGCTCGTGCCACTCGTCGCCGTCGGCGTGGCAATGCGCGTGTCGGAGACGACCGGTGCACTCCTCGCGGACGCCGGAGTCATCACGGTCAGCTCCCAGACCGCCTCGATCATGACCGTGTTGCTGTTCGGTGTGGGCACGGACTACGCGCTGATCATCACTGCCCGCTACCGCGAGGCCCTCCTCGACGAGCCAGACCGTCCACGCGCGATGCAGGCCGCCGTACGCCGAACAGCCGAATCGGTGCTCGCCAGCGCCTCCACCATCGTGCTCGCCATGTTCGCCCTGCTCGTGGCCGTCTCTCCTGCGCTGCGCGGCTTCGGGCCGTACCTCGCTCTCGGCGTTGCCGTCATGGCGCTGGTGGCATTCACCTTCATTCCGGCCCTGATCCTCCTGTTGGGTGGCAGCGTCTTCTGGCCGGGTGGCGTGGGCAAGGCCGCCGAACGCAGTCGCGGCGCGGGTGTCTGGCACCGCGTCGCCGCACTCGTCGCCCGCGCCCCGGTTCGGGTGGCCACGACCGTGGTCGCGCTGCTCGTGGTGATGAGCGCCGGGCTGATCAGCTACCAGGAGAGCTTCAACTCGCTCAGCGGCTTCCGTACCGCCACCGAGTCAGAACGCGGACAGCGGCTCATCCAGGATGCATTCGGCCCCGGTGAGATCGCACCCAGTACCGTCGTCGTCCGTTCCCGGGACGACCTGCGGTCCAGCCCCGCACCCGCCGCCATCGCCGCCGCCCTTGCCGGCTCTGCGGATGTCACCCGGGTTGGGCCGCACCCCCGTTTCGGCGAGGACGGCAGGACGGTCTTCTACGACGTCGTCCTCAGGTGGGATCCGTACGGCTCCGAGGCACTCGACGCGATCGATCCACTCAAGGAGACCGCGCGGGTCGCGGCCGACGCCGCCGGGGTAGCGAACGCCACGGTGCTCATCGCAGGGGAGACGGCGCAGAACGCCGACATCCGCTCTGCCCTCGACCGCGACACGACCTACATCGTGCTCCTGGTCCTAGCAATCGTCACCGCGGTCCTGTTCCTCTTGTTGCGATCGCTTCTCGCGCCGCTCTACCTGGTAGCAACCCTCGTCCTGTCATTCCTGGCGACCCTGGGTGCCACCACCTTCTTCACGCTGACCGTCCTCGGTGACGAAGGCATCGGCAACCGCGTCACCGCATACATCTTCGTCTTCCTCGTCGCGCTCGGCGTCGACTACAACATCTTCATCATGAGCCGGTTCAAGCAGGAGCTACGCACCGCACCTCCAGCCAGGGCCATCAGCGCCGCACTCACTCGCACCGGCGGCGTCGTCTCCTCCGCAGGCCTCATCCTCGCTGCGACCTTCGCCGTCCTGATGACGCAGCCGATCCGCGAACTGTTCCAGTTCGGCTTCGCCATGGCCTTCGGTGTCCTGCTGGACACCTTCCTCATCCGACCTCTCCTGGTTCCCGCCATCGTCCGGCTCCTCGGTGACCACGCCCTGTGGCCTACCCGCCCAGCACGCCCGGCTGGCCCTCGGATGCCTTCCACCCCCGCCGACGGCGCACCTGCCGCACCGCCTACCGAAACCACCATCCGAACAGGTCGCCTGCTACGCAGCTTCACCTGGATCGCGGTCATCGAGGCGTGCACCTGGGCCGGCCTGCTCATCGGGATGTACCTCAAGTACGTCCCGAAGACCACCGAACTCGGCGTCCGGATCTTCGGAACACTGCACGGCGGCGCCTTTATCGCTTACGTACTCCTGGCCGCTCTGGTGGCAATCCGGTTGAAGTGGAGACTGAGCTGGACGACGGTCTTCGCCCTGCTGGCCGCCGTACCACCATTCATGACCGTGGCGTTCGAGACATGGGCCCGCCGCACTGGCCGGCTTCCCGGACCGACCCCAACTCCGAATCCGTCCCCTCCCCGTAGCTGA
- a CDS encoding metallophosphoesterase family protein — translation MTDDQAPPAPPVDTAPARPRSCDPQELGFTRRPPVPWLAPLLLISTGLRALLALLFGAYLDKRELQNSLSSDGYREPGDQDGLWLDYVADLGDGFDATYSVAYLLAQREITVEGQRLPRGDVLVMGGDQVYPTASGEAYEDRCKGPYQAALPQVRPGEQMPNLYAVPGNHDWYDGLTAFLRLFARSRDNDLGGWCTPQHRSYFSIELPSDWWLFALDEQSGAYLDDPQLRYFEQAATALGPESRVILVVPAPSWVKAVDNPGAYDAVDYFVRKVIAPTGAQVRLLLSGDLHHYARYTGPDRELITCGGGGAYLYPTHKLPERIEVPPRDSLTRRPSRTESYRLTARYPDAARSRRYGWGVFGRLPLRNPGFLTLLGLLHTLLMLAMAGVAVQRAGTSDRGLFSVPMVGMLAIILIGAGLFAKPPSAGGKRHARHWILGLSHGIAQIALATLGTWIWLTLPFHDWPGALPVITAGVLYGPVAGFVAGQLTAAYLLVAGAFGVNLNELFAGQGIEDAKCFLRLHFGPTGELTIYPIAIDRISRSWQADPDGAPDTSWMSPTDPLPARFAEPPLTLR, via the coding sequence GTGACCGACGATCAGGCACCGCCGGCACCCCCGGTCGACACCGCCCCCGCCCGCCCCCGCAGCTGCGACCCGCAGGAACTCGGCTTCACCCGCCGTCCACCGGTTCCGTGGCTGGCTCCCCTCCTCCTGATCAGCACCGGGCTGCGCGCCCTGCTGGCCCTGCTGTTCGGGGCGTACCTGGACAAGCGGGAGTTGCAGAACTCGCTGTCCAGCGACGGCTATCGGGAGCCCGGCGACCAGGACGGGCTGTGGCTGGACTACGTGGCCGACCTGGGTGACGGGTTCGACGCCACCTACTCGGTGGCCTACCTGCTCGCCCAACGGGAGATCACCGTCGAGGGGCAGCGGCTACCCCGGGGCGACGTACTGGTGATGGGCGGCGACCAGGTCTATCCGACCGCCAGCGGCGAGGCGTACGAGGACCGCTGCAAGGGGCCCTACCAGGCGGCGCTGCCCCAGGTGCGGCCGGGCGAGCAGATGCCGAACCTCTACGCGGTGCCCGGCAACCACGACTGGTACGACGGACTGACCGCCTTCCTGCGGCTCTTCGCCCGGTCCCGGGACAACGACCTCGGCGGCTGGTGCACCCCGCAGCACCGGTCCTACTTCAGCATCGAGCTACCGTCCGACTGGTGGCTGTTCGCTCTGGACGAGCAGTCCGGGGCGTACCTGGACGATCCGCAGTTGCGCTACTTCGAGCAGGCCGCCACCGCACTCGGCCCCGAGTCCCGGGTGATCCTGGTGGTGCCGGCACCGTCGTGGGTCAAGGCCGTCGACAACCCCGGGGCGTACGACGCGGTCGACTACTTCGTACGAAAGGTGATCGCCCCCACCGGGGCGCAGGTCCGGCTGCTCCTCTCCGGCGACCTGCACCACTACGCGCGATACACCGGGCCGGACCGGGAGCTGATCACGTGCGGTGGCGGCGGTGCCTATCTCTATCCCACGCACAAGCTGCCGGAACGGATCGAGGTGCCGCCTCGGGACAGCCTGACCCGGCGGCCGAGCCGTACCGAGTCGTACCGGCTTACTGCCCGCTACCCGGACGCGGCCCGGTCCCGCCGCTACGGCTGGGGAGTCTTCGGCCGGCTACCGCTACGTAATCCGGGTTTCCTGACACTGCTCGGGCTGCTGCACACCCTGCTGATGCTGGCGATGGCCGGGGTCGCCGTGCAGCGTGCCGGCACCAGCGACCGGGGCCTGTTCAGCGTGCCGATGGTCGGCATGCTGGCGATCATCCTGATCGGCGCGGGCCTGTTCGCCAAACCGCCGAGCGCCGGCGGGAAACGGCACGCCCGGCACTGGATCCTCGGACTCAGCCACGGTATCGCGCAGATCGCGCTGGCCACGCTCGGGACCTGGATCTGGCTGACGTTGCCGTTCCACGACTGGCCGGGTGCGTTACCGGTGATCACCGCCGGTGTCCTCTACGGACCGGTCGCCGGTTTCGTCGCCGGTCAGCTGACCGCCGCTTACCTCCTGGTCGCCGGAGCGTTCGGGGTCAACCTCAACGAACTCTTCGCCGGCCAGGGCATCGAAGATGCCAAGTGTTTCCTCCGACTGCACTTCGGCCCGACCGGGGAGCTGACCATCTATCCGATCGCGATCGACCGGATCTCCCGCTCCTGGCAGGCCGATCCTGACGGCGCACCCGACACCTCGTGGATGTCACCGACGGATCCCCTGCCGGCACGGTTCGCCGAACCGCCGCTGACCCTGCGCTGA
- a CDS encoding PSP1 domain-containing protein: protein MGMLCAVSFNRYGRLYYLDPGELRPTVGDRVLVPTDDGNEVAECVWAAQWVGEDTSGFPRLAGMANDEDLRRDELQRKRKAEAKVAAKRLIREHDLPMKVIAVDHVLEQSSGGRTTIYFTAPHRVDFRSLVRDLGATLHCRVELRQLSARDSARVQGGIGSCGRDLCCATFLTDFEPVTIRMAKEQDLPLNPLRISGACGRLMCCLKFEHPLYEKSGNYPAGGQLVRTPEGEGRIVSRHPPSETVTVRRHSDGAVSRCALSEVCGSRQAHEQRYPG, encoded by the coding sequence ATGGGTATGCTCTGCGCGGTCAGTTTCAACCGGTATGGGCGGCTCTACTACCTTGATCCAGGTGAGCTGCGGCCGACGGTCGGTGACCGGGTGCTGGTGCCCACCGACGACGGTAACGAGGTGGCCGAGTGTGTCTGGGCCGCGCAGTGGGTCGGCGAGGACACCAGTGGGTTCCCCCGGCTGGCGGGCATGGCTAACGACGAGGACCTACGCCGGGACGAGCTGCAACGCAAGCGCAAGGCCGAAGCGAAGGTGGCGGCCAAGCGGCTGATCCGCGAGCACGACCTGCCGATGAAGGTGATCGCCGTCGACCATGTGCTGGAGCAGTCCAGCGGCGGACGGACCACCATCTACTTCACCGCGCCGCACCGGGTCGACTTCCGGTCGCTGGTCCGCGACCTCGGTGCCACCCTGCACTGCCGGGTGGAACTGCGCCAGCTCTCCGCCCGCGACTCGGCCCGGGTCCAGGGCGGGATCGGTTCGTGCGGGCGGGACCTCTGCTGCGCCACCTTCCTCACCGACTTCGAGCCGGTGACCATCCGGATGGCCAAGGAGCAGGATTTGCCGCTCAACCCGCTGCGCATCTCCGGGGCGTGCGGTCGGCTGATGTGTTGCCTGAAGTTCGAGCATCCGTTGTATGAAAAAAGTGGCAATTATCCGGCTGGTGGCCAGTTGGTCCGCACCCCGGAGGGCGAGGGGCGGATCGTGTCCCGCCACCCACCCAGCGAGACGGTCACCGTCCGACGCCACTCCGACGGTGCGGTCAGTCGATGTGCCCTCTCCGAGGTCTGCGGCTCCCGGCAGGCCCACGAACAGCGCTACCCGGGCTAG
- a CDS encoding type VII secretion target encodes MDSLRDLADRLDEAATALDTAARTLATVAPDPIVLGADTPGWPGAVGRALHHQWSAATAARSSEAARVASHLADVAASVRVAAAGYADADAAARRRLPGEA; translated from the coding sequence ATGGACAGCCTGCGTGACCTGGCCGATCGCCTGGACGAGGCGGCCACCGCGCTGGACACTGCCGCCCGTACCCTGGCGACCGTCGCCCCCGACCCGATCGTCCTGGGGGCGGACACACCGGGCTGGCCAGGGGCAGTCGGCCGGGCCCTGCACCACCAGTGGTCGGCCGCCACCGCCGCCCGGTCCAGCGAGGCCGCCAGGGTGGCCAGCCACCTGGCCGACGTCGCCGCCTCGGTGCGGGTCGCGGCAGCCGGTTACGCCGACGCCGACGCGGCCGCCCGACGCCGGCTGCCCGGGGAGGCATGA
- a CDS encoding YbaB/EbfC family nucleoid-associated protein yields MGAREIDETWIEEAVERYRRIESHRAEFDKAVHGVEVTVRSPDGLVEVAVTAAGTITDVRFLGPLHTRTSAEVARSVRAAVTAAADAARWAREKLHAETFSDYRPLTEA; encoded by the coding sequence ATGGGGGCGCGCGAGATCGACGAGACCTGGATCGAGGAGGCGGTCGAGCGCTACCGGCGTATCGAGTCGCACCGGGCCGAGTTCGACAAGGCGGTGCACGGCGTCGAGGTGACCGTCCGCTCCCCGGACGGGCTGGTCGAGGTGGCGGTCACCGCCGCCGGCACCATCACCGACGTACGGTTCCTCGGGCCCCTGCACACCCGTACCTCGGCTGAGGTCGCCCGCTCGGTGCGGGCCGCGGTCACCGCGGCGGCCGACGCCGCCCGCTGGGCGCGGGAGAAACTGCACGCCGAGACGTTCAGTGACTACCGGCCGCTGACGGAGGCCTGA
- a CDS encoding DNA polymerase III subunit delta', whose protein sequence is MPDVFTELVGQVEAVQTLRRAAEAANEVIRAAEAVAAGDRGGAETADGLSAGSAMTHAWIFTGPPGSGRSVAARAFAAALQCAYGTGCGDCAGCRTTLAGTHADVRFVAPDGLSISVSEMRALVLRAASTPAGGRWQVVVIADADRLTEAAGNALLKAIEEPPPRTVFLLCAPSTHPDDISVTIRSRCRLVPLGQPSADAVATVLRDRDGITPEMAGWAAAAAQGHVGRARRLANDAEARQRREAVLAVPRRLTGVGACFDAASALIEAAEAEAAASVAETDAAEKAALQTALGAGGTGKGAAGASRGSAGQIKELERRQKSRATRAQRDSLDRALVDLAGFYRDVLTMTLRAPVAPVHTDTVPLARAAAEKWAPEATLRRLEAVLACRSAIEANVKPRIAVEAMMLNLWRG, encoded by the coding sequence ATGCCTGACGTCTTCACCGAGCTGGTGGGCCAGGTTGAGGCGGTCCAGACCCTGCGGCGGGCGGCGGAGGCGGCCAACGAGGTGATCCGCGCGGCCGAGGCGGTGGCCGCAGGAGACCGGGGCGGGGCCGAGACGGCCGACGGGCTCTCCGCCGGTAGCGCGATGACCCACGCCTGGATCTTCACCGGGCCGCCCGGGTCCGGCCGGTCGGTCGCGGCCCGCGCCTTCGCGGCGGCGTTGCAGTGCGCGTACGGCACCGGCTGCGGGGACTGCGCCGGATGCCGTACCACCCTGGCCGGAACCCACGCCGACGTGCGGTTCGTGGCCCCCGACGGGCTCTCCATCAGCGTCAGCGAGATGCGTGCCCTGGTGCTACGGGCCGCCAGCACGCCGGCCGGCGGGCGCTGGCAGGTGGTGGTCATCGCCGACGCCGACCGCCTCACCGAAGCCGCCGGCAACGCGCTGCTCAAGGCGATCGAGGAACCCCCACCGCGTACGGTCTTCCTGCTCTGTGCCCCATCGACCCACCCGGACGACATCTCGGTGACCATCCGGTCCCGGTGCCGGCTGGTGCCGTTGGGGCAGCCGTCCGCCGACGCGGTGGCGACCGTGCTGCGGGACCGGGACGGGATCACCCCGGAGATGGCCGGCTGGGCGGCTGCCGCCGCGCAGGGGCACGTCGGTCGGGCCCGCCGGTTGGCCAACGACGCGGAGGCGCGGCAGCGGCGGGAGGCCGTACTGGCCGTGCCCCGGCGACTGACCGGGGTCGGGGCCTGCTTCGACGCCGCCTCCGCGCTGATCGAGGCGGCCGAAGCCGAGGCGGCAGCGTCGGTGGCCGAGACCGACGCCGCCGAGAAGGCTGCCCTGCAAACGGCGCTGGGGGCGGGCGGTACCGGCAAGGGAGCGGCTGGCGCGAGCCGGGGATCCGCCGGCCAGATCAAGGAACTCGAACGGCGGCAGAAGTCCCGGGCCACCCGCGCCCAGCGGGACTCGCTGGACCGGGCCCTGGTCGACCTGGCCGGCTTCTACCGGGACGTCCTGACCATGACGTTGCGGGCACCGGTCGCACCGGTGCACACCGACACCGTGCCGCTGGCCCGTGCGGCGGCCGAGAAGTGGGCACCGGAGGCGACCCTGCGCCGGTTGGAGGCGGTGCTCGCCTGCCGCTCGGCGATCGAGGCCAACGTCAAGCCGCGGATCGCGGTGGAGGCGATGATGCTCAACCTCTGGCGGGGCTGA